One stretch of Streptomyces sp. NBC_00443 DNA includes these proteins:
- a CDS encoding ferredoxin, with translation MKVSIDTNLCYGSAECVHRAPSVFEFVDEYGVVRPGREDSGDDPQVREAAEKCPSQAISLTG, from the coding sequence ATGAAGGTCTCGATCGACACCAACCTCTGTTACGGCTCCGCCGAGTGCGTGCACAGGGCTCCGTCCGTCTTCGAGTTCGTGGACGAGTACGGCGTGGTGAGACCGGGACGGGAGGACAGCGGCGACGACCCACAGGTGCGGGAGGCCGCCGAGAAGTGCCCGTCCCAGGCCATCTCCCTCACCGGGTGA
- a CDS encoding amidohydrolase family protein, with translation MASTESGTKDLPKVISVDDHVIEPAHLFETWLPAKYRDRGPKPLTAGIGELAYVGGKYRFTTDPEGQITDWWEYEGGLFPYKRIIAAVGFSRDEMTLDGITREQMRRGCWDPKARLADMDINHVEASLCFPTFPRFCGQTFAEAKDKEVGLACVRAYNDWMVEEWCGDSGGRLIPLCLIPLWDIDLAVAEIHRNAARGVRAVTFSEIPTYLGLPSIHSGYWDPFFAACEETGTVVNMHIGSSSQMPAASPDAPPAVQASLSFNNAMASMMDFLFSGVLVKFPRLKLAYSEGQMGWIPYALERADDVWEEHRAWGGVKDLIPEPPSTYYYRQIFCCFFRDKHGIEAIETVGVDNATFETDYPHVDSTWPETKRVAEEHVGGLSDEVAYKLLRGNAIRMLELPFDQ, from the coding sequence GTGGCCAGTACCGAGAGCGGCACCAAAGACCTGCCCAAAGTCATCAGCGTGGACGATCACGTGATCGAGCCCGCGCACCTCTTCGAGACCTGGCTCCCGGCCAAGTACCGGGACCGGGGCCCGAAGCCCCTCACCGCCGGGATCGGGGAACTCGCGTACGTAGGCGGGAAGTACCGGTTCACGACGGACCCGGAAGGCCAGATCACCGACTGGTGGGAGTACGAGGGCGGCCTGTTCCCGTACAAGCGCATCATCGCGGCCGTCGGCTTCTCCCGGGACGAGATGACACTCGACGGCATCACACGCGAGCAGATGCGGCGCGGCTGCTGGGACCCGAAGGCCCGGCTGGCGGACATGGACATCAACCATGTCGAGGCCTCGCTCTGCTTCCCCACCTTCCCGCGCTTCTGCGGCCAGACCTTCGCCGAGGCCAAGGACAAGGAGGTCGGGCTGGCCTGCGTGCGCGCCTACAACGACTGGATGGTCGAGGAGTGGTGCGGCGACAGCGGCGGCCGGCTGATCCCGCTGTGCCTGATCCCGCTGTGGGACATCGACCTGGCGGTCGCGGAGATCCATCGCAACGCGGCGCGCGGGGTGCGCGCGGTGACGTTCAGCGAGATCCCGACGTATCTCGGGCTGCCGTCCATCCACTCCGGCTACTGGGACCCGTTCTTCGCGGCGTGCGAGGAGACCGGCACGGTGGTCAACATGCACATCGGGTCCTCGTCGCAGATGCCGGCCGCCTCCCCCGACGCCCCGCCCGCCGTGCAGGCCTCGCTGAGCTTCAACAACGCCATGGCGTCGATGATGGACTTCCTCTTCTCCGGGGTCCTCGTGAAGTTCCCGCGGCTGAAACTCGCGTACAGCGAGGGCCAGATGGGCTGGATCCCGTACGCCCTGGAGCGCGCGGACGACGTGTGGGAGGAGCACCGGGCCTGGGGCGGCGTGAAGGACCTGATCCCGGAGCCGCCGTCGACGTACTACTACCGCCAGATCTTCTGCTGCTTCTTCCGCGACAAGCACGGCATCGAGGCGATCGAGACGGTCGGCGTCGACAACGCGACCTTCGAGACGGATTACCCGCACGTCGACTCGACCTGGCCGGAGACGAAGAGGGTGGCCGAGGAGCATGTCGGCGGGCTCTCCGACGAGGTGGCGTACAAGCTGCTGCGCGGAAACGCGATCCGGATGCTCGAACTCCCCTTTGATCAGTGA
- a CDS encoding TIGR03943 family putative permease subunit yields MNRQAQSAVLFLLGASLLHAATTDLYLRYVKQGLRPLVLVAGVVLVATAVATVWYERKRARRQKQHTADHGDGSENHEDHGNPEKHEGHKNPESHENPDSHEGHGHREPRISWLLVLPLLALILVAPPALGSYSATRTGTALQEPLAYPALPAAGPLSLSLVDYAGRAVYDHGRTLRHRQVQLTGFLALDRDGTPYLVRMALNCCAADAQPVKVALTGEVPPVLQPDTWLRVTGTYVPRRAEDPVNGGPIPFIEVTAAKPVAAPKDPYDESWNS; encoded by the coding sequence GTGAACCGTCAGGCCCAGTCGGCGGTCCTGTTCCTGCTCGGTGCCTCCCTGCTGCACGCGGCCACCACCGACCTTTATCTGCGGTACGTCAAGCAGGGCCTGCGCCCGCTGGTGCTGGTGGCCGGCGTGGTGCTGGTCGCGACGGCGGTGGCGACGGTCTGGTACGAGCGGAAGCGGGCACGGCGGCAGAAACAGCACACTGCCGACCACGGGGACGGCAGCGAGAACCATGAGGACCATGGGAACCCCGAGAAGCATGAGGGCCATAAGAACCCCGAGAGTCACGAGAACCCCGACAGCCATGAGGGCCACGGTCACCGCGAACCCCGCATCTCCTGGCTCCTCGTCCTCCCCCTCCTCGCCCTGATCCTGGTGGCCCCGCCCGCCCTCGGCTCCTACAGCGCGACCCGCACCGGTACGGCCCTCCAGGAGCCCCTGGCCTACCCCGCCCTCCCCGCCGCCGGCCCCCTGAGCCTCAGCCTCGTCGACTACGCGGGCCGCGCCGTCTACGACCACGGCCGCACCCTGCGCCACCGCCAGGTCCAGCTCACCGGCTTCCTTGCCCTGGACCGCGACGGCACCCCCTACCTCGTGCGGATGGCCCTCAACTGCTGTGCCGCCGACGCCCAGCCGGTCAAGGTCGCCCTCACCGGCGAGGTCCCGCCGGTCCTCCAGCCGGACACCTGGCTCCGGGTCACCGGCACCTACGTCCCGCGCCGCGCCGAGGACCCGGTCAACGGCGGCCCGATCCCGTTCATCGAGGTCACGGCGGCCAAGCCGGTGGCGGCGCCGAAGGACCCGTACGACGAGAGCTGGAACAGCTGA
- a CDS encoding permease: protein MAITKAAPQQTDGGTDDSDDRRAPRQRAGAAEGRHLNSSLLLTMLMLGLVLLQSPIRRALSAPVMQSWTTVFVAVMVQALPFLVLGVLLSAAIAVFVPPSFFARALPRRPALAVPVAGAAGAVLPGCECASVPVAGALVRRGVTPAAALAFLLSAPAINPIVLTATAVAFPGNPEMVLARLVASLLVACAMGWLWLRLGRTDWLRPASRHAYDGQSKGEAFWGSVRHDVMHAGGFLVVGAMAAATLKAVVPETWLSTAADNPVLSVLALAVLAVVLSICSEADAFVAASLSQFSLTARLTFLVVGPMIDLKLFAMQAGTFGRAFALRFAPATFVLAVVVSVLVGAVIL, encoded by the coding sequence GTGGCGATCACCAAAGCGGCCCCGCAGCAGACGGACGGCGGGACCGACGACAGCGATGACCGCCGCGCACCGAGGCAGCGGGCCGGCGCGGCCGAGGGCCGGCACCTCAACTCCTCGCTCCTGCTCACCATGCTCATGCTCGGGCTGGTGCTCCTCCAGAGCCCGATCCGCCGCGCGCTCTCCGCACCCGTCATGCAGAGCTGGACGACGGTGTTCGTCGCGGTCATGGTCCAGGCGCTGCCCTTCCTGGTGCTCGGTGTGCTGCTGTCGGCGGCGATCGCGGTGTTCGTGCCGCCGTCCTTCTTCGCCCGTGCCCTGCCCCGCCGCCCCGCCCTCGCCGTCCCGGTCGCCGGAGCGGCGGGCGCGGTGCTGCCGGGCTGCGAGTGCGCGTCCGTACCGGTGGCCGGGGCACTGGTCCGGCGTGGCGTCACCCCGGCCGCGGCGCTGGCGTTCCTGCTGTCCGCGCCCGCGATCAACCCGATCGTGCTGACGGCGACGGCGGTCGCGTTCCCCGGCAATCCGGAGATGGTCCTCGCCCGCCTGGTCGCGAGCCTGCTGGTGGCCTGCGCGATGGGCTGGCTGTGGTTGCGCCTCGGCCGTACGGACTGGTTGAGACCGGCGTCCCGCCACGCCTACGACGGGCAGAGCAAGGGCGAGGCCTTCTGGGGCTCCGTCCGCCACGACGTGATGCACGCCGGCGGCTTCCTGGTGGTCGGCGCGATGGCGGCAGCGACCCTCAAGGCGGTGGTCCCGGAGACGTGGCTGAGCACGGCGGCCGACAACCCGGTGCTGTCGGTCCTGGCCCTGGCGGTCCTCGCCGTGGTGCTGTCGATCTGCTCGGAGGCGGACGCGTTCGTGGCGGCGTCGCTGTCGCAGTTCTCGCTCACGGCCCGGCTCACCTTTCTCGTCGTGGGCCCGATGATCGACCTGAAACTGTTCGCTATGCAGGCGGGCACTTTCGGGCGGGCCTTCGCCCTGCGCTTCGCGCCGGCCACCTTTGTGCTGGCCGTGGTCGTGTCGGTGCTGGTCGGGGCGGTGATCCTGTGA
- a CDS encoding NAD-binding protein — translation MVVCGDDGLAHRLAAELRGVYGEQVTLLVPPSERTVRPPVVGRARAASAALLGAVTAAVNRAGGGAGDGSEPAGSIRVVEAPEATEAALADAGVERADALALVYDDDETNIRAALTARRLNPRLRLVLRLYNRRLGQHIEELLDQAAALATGAGDAGLDASTTVLSDADTAAPALAATAVAGTTKVVQTDGLLLRAVERPPLRPGQAAPSGLATLALLSTTNNDPAGTDGSGDSENGDEQGPLLLPDAAAVQGARGRGTVVLEQVSYAGPSLPSGRGVVPSFASLFSRRLRWSLAVLVGCVAALAVALTVVTGEHPLYATYMTLLDLFAINEPALHQSLARQILQLLSGLMGLLLLPVLLAAVLEALGTFRSATALRKPPRGLGGHVVLLGLGKIGTRVLTRLRELHIPVVCVEADPDARGMATARRLRVPVVLGDVTQEGVLEAAKIHRAHALLAVTSADTTNLEAALYARSVRPDLRVVLRLYDDDFATAVYRTLRAAHPHASTRSRSVTHLAAPAFAGAMMGRQILGAIPVERRVLLFAAVDVGGHPQLEDKTVGEAFRAGAWRVLALDRTPRDERREERREEPAVEEAYEDGGGVGGVSGWVWDLPDAYVLQKDDRVVLAATRRGLAELLGRRSRERAGA, via the coding sequence ATGGTCGTGTGCGGCGACGACGGGCTCGCGCACCGGCTGGCCGCCGAGTTGCGTGGGGTGTACGGCGAGCAGGTGACGCTCCTCGTGCCACCCTCCGAGCGCACGGTACGACCACCGGTCGTGGGCCGCGCCCGGGCCGCTTCGGCGGCGTTGCTCGGAGCGGTCACCGCGGCCGTCAACCGTGCGGGCGGCGGAGCCGGCGACGGCAGCGAACCGGCCGGGAGCATCCGGGTGGTGGAGGCCCCCGAGGCCACGGAGGCCGCGCTCGCCGACGCGGGCGTGGAACGGGCCGACGCGCTCGCGCTCGTCTATGACGACGACGAGACCAACATCCGCGCCGCCCTCACCGCCCGCCGTCTCAACCCCCGCCTCCGGCTCGTCCTGCGGCTGTACAACCGCCGGTTGGGCCAGCACATCGAGGAACTCCTCGACCAGGCGGCCGCGTTGGCGACGGGCGCCGGGGACGCCGGTCTCGACGCCTCCACGACCGTCCTGTCCGACGCCGACACGGCCGCCCCCGCGCTGGCCGCCACGGCCGTCGCCGGCACCACCAAGGTCGTACAGACCGACGGTCTGCTCCTGCGGGCGGTGGAGCGCCCGCCCCTGCGCCCGGGGCAGGCGGCCCCGTCCGGGCTGGCCACGCTGGCCCTGCTGTCCACGACCAACAACGACCCGGCCGGGACGGACGGTTCGGGCGATTCGGAGAACGGCGACGAGCAGGGGCCTCTGCTGCTGCCGGATGCGGCGGCCGTGCAGGGGGCCAGGGGCCGCGGGACGGTCGTCCTCGAGCAGGTGTCGTACGCGGGTCCCTCCCTGCCCTCGGGGCGAGGCGTCGTGCCGTCGTTCGCCTCGCTGTTCTCGCGGCGGCTCAGGTGGTCGCTGGCCGTACTGGTGGGCTGTGTGGCCGCGCTGGCCGTGGCACTGACGGTGGTGACCGGGGAACACCCGCTGTACGCCACGTACATGACCCTCCTCGACCTCTTCGCCATCAACGAACCCGCCCTCCACCAGTCCCTGGCCCGGCAGATCCTCCAGTTGCTGTCCGGGCTGATGGGTCTGCTGCTGCTTCCGGTGCTGCTGGCGGCCGTGCTGGAGGCCCTCGGCACCTTCCGCTCCGCGACCGCCCTGCGCAAACCGCCGCGTGGGCTGGGCGGGCATGTGGTGCTGCTCGGTCTGGGCAAGATCGGCACCCGGGTGCTGACCCGGCTGCGGGAACTGCACATCCCCGTGGTGTGCGTGGAGGCCGACCCCGACGCTCGCGGGATGGCCACGGCACGGCGGCTGCGGGTGCCCGTGGTGCTCGGGGACGTCACTCAGGAAGGTGTCCTGGAGGCCGCGAAGATCCATCGGGCGCATGCGCTGCTGGCGGTGACCAGCGCGGACACCACCAATCTTGAGGCCGCGCTGTACGCCCGCTCCGTGCGGCCCGACCTCCGTGTGGTCCTGCGTCTGTACGACGACGACTTCGCCACCGCCGTGTACCGGACCCTGCGGGCCGCGCACCCCCATGCCTCTACGCGCAGCCGCAGTGTGACGCATCTGGCCGCGCCCGCGTTCGCCGGGGCGATGATGGGGCGGCAGATTCTGGGGGCGATTCCTGTCGAGCGGCGGGTGCTGTTGTTCGCTGCGGTGGATGTGGGTGGTCATCCACAGCTTGAGGACAAGACCGTCGGGGAGGCCTTCCGGGCCGGTGCGTGGCGGGTGCTGGCGCTGGACCGGACGCCGCGCGATGAGCGGCGCGAGGAGCGTCGGGAGGAGCCTGCGGTGGAGGAGGCCTACGAGGACGGCGGCGGGGTGGGTGGGGTGTCGGGGTGGGTGTGGGATCTGCCCGACGCGTATGTCCTGCAGAAGGACGACCGGGTGGTGCTGGCCGCCACTCGGCGGGGGTTGGCGGAGCTGTTGGGGAGGCGGTCGCGGGAGCGGGCGGGGGCTTAG
- a CDS encoding S9 family peptidase encodes MTESHGSDSRDHHMQDKDTPGKGMPDWEKRFRAPRVSLPDWAEDAPDRSLFVSNATGTYELYAWDRATGEQRQVTDRPNGTTDGVLTPDGAWIWWFDDKDGDEFGVWRRQPFTGGEDELAAPGLDPSYPAGLALGRDGRTAIVGRSTDEDGTTVHLARTGEPPVEIYRHRESAGVGDLSHDGRLIAVEHTEHGDAMHSALRVLRPDGSAVAELDDTKGGTQELGLEVLGFAPVDGDARLLIGHQRRGRWEPLVWDVTTGEETDLALELPGDVSAEWYPDGTGLLIAHSFEARSELFRYDLARRELERIPTPAGTVSGATARPDGSVEYLWSSAAEPSAVRSTTGRVVLDPPGLKSPGSVPVEDVWVEGPGGRIHALVQRPAGAEGPLPTVFDIHGGPTWHDSDAFAAGPAVWVDHGYAVVRVNYRGSTGYGRAWTDALKHRVGLIELEDIAAVREWAVTSGLADPARLILTGGSWGGYLTLLGLGTQPDAWTLGIANVPVADYVTAYHDEMEALKAMDRTLLGGTPEEVPERFEASSPLTYVDQVKTPVYIAAGVNDPRCPIRQIDNYVKRLEAREAVHEVYRYDAGHGSLVVDERIKQVRLELDFAERHLRGSAA; translated from the coding sequence ATGACTGAGAGCCACGGGTCCGATTCGCGGGATCACCACATGCAGGACAAGGACACGCCGGGCAAGGGAATGCCGGACTGGGAGAAGCGCTTCCGGGCACCTCGGGTGTCGCTGCCGGACTGGGCGGAGGACGCCCCGGACCGATCCTTGTTCGTGTCGAACGCCACAGGGACGTACGAGCTGTACGCCTGGGACCGTGCGACGGGCGAGCAGCGCCAGGTGACCGACCGGCCGAACGGCACCACGGACGGCGTGCTCACCCCGGACGGCGCGTGGATCTGGTGGTTCGACGACAAGGACGGCGACGAGTTCGGCGTCTGGCGCCGCCAGCCGTTCACCGGCGGTGAGGACGAGCTCGCGGCGCCGGGCCTGGACCCGTCCTATCCGGCGGGCCTCGCTCTCGGCCGGGACGGCCGCACGGCGATCGTGGGCCGCTCGACGGACGAGGACGGCACGACCGTCCATCTGGCCCGCACCGGTGAGCCCCCGGTGGAGATCTACCGCCACCGCGAGTCCGCGGGCGTCGGCGACCTCTCGCACGACGGCAGGCTGATCGCCGTCGAGCACACCGAGCACGGCGATGCGATGCACTCCGCGCTGCGTGTCCTGCGCCCCGACGGCTCGGCGGTCGCCGAGCTCGACGACACCAAGGGCGGCACCCAGGAGCTGGGCCTGGAGGTCCTGGGCTTCGCCCCGGTGGACGGTGACGCCCGCCTGCTCATCGGCCACCAGAGGCGCGGCCGCTGGGAGCCGCTGGTGTGGGACGTGACGACGGGGGAGGAGACGGACCTCGCGCTGGAGCTGCCCGGTGACGTCAGCGCCGAGTGGTATCCCGACGGGACCGGTCTGCTGATCGCGCACAGCTTCGAGGCCCGCAGCGAGCTGTTCCGGTACGACCTGGCACGGCGTGAGCTGGAGCGGATCCCGACCCCGGCGGGCACCGTGTCCGGCGCGACGGCCCGCCCGGACGGCAGCGTGGAGTATCTGTGGTCGTCGGCCGCGGAGCCGTCGGCGGTGCGGTCGACGACGGGACGGGTGGTGCTGGATCCGCCCGGCCTGAAGTCCCCGGGTTCGGTCCCGGTGGAGGACGTGTGGGTGGAAGGGCCGGGCGGCCGTATCCACGCCCTGGTCCAGCGTCCCGCGGGCGCCGAGGGCCCCCTGCCCACCGTCTTCGACATCCACGGTGGCCCGACGTGGCACGACAGCGACGCGTTCGCGGCGGGCCCGGCGGTCTGGGTGGACCACGGGTACGCGGTGGTGCGGGTCAACTACCGCGGCTCCACGGGTTACGGGCGTGCCTGGACGGACGCGCTCAAGCACCGGGTGGGTCTGATCGAGCTGGAGGACATCGCGGCGGTCCGCGAATGGGCGGTGACCTCCGGCCTGGCCGACCCCGCCCGCCTCATCCTGACCGGCGGCTCCTGGGGCGGCTACCTCACCCTCCTCGGCCTCGGCACTCAGCCCGACGCATGGACGCTGGGCATCGCGAACGTCCCCGTCGCCGACTACGTCACGGCGTACCACGACGAGATGGAAGCCCTGAAGGCCATGGACCGCACCCTCCTGGGCGGCACCCCGGAGGAGGTCCCGGAACGCTTCGAGGCCTCGTCCCCCCTGACCTACGTCGACCAGGTGAAGACCCCGGTCTACATCGCCGCCGGCGTGAACGACCCCCGCTGCCCGATCCGACAGATCGACAACTACGTCAAGCGCCTGGAGGCCCGCGAGGCCGTACACGAGGTGTACCGGTACGACGCGGGCCACGGTTCCCTGGTGGTGGACGAGCGAATCAAGCAGGTACGCCTGGAACTGGACTTCGCGGAGAGGCATTTGAGGGGCTCGGCTGCTTGA
- a CDS encoding class I SAM-dependent methyltransferase produces MHSTIPPDWNEANRAMWDERVPLHAAGAFYDLTGFRAGADALREFERAEVGDVTGRSLLHLQCHMGLDTLSWARHGAARVVGLDFSEPAVETARSLAADLGFGPDRAAFVAADVYDAAQAVPDPSYDIVYTGVGALCWLPDIRRWAETAASLVAPGGFLYLAEFHPITEALDDETGSRVVRDYFDRDAQVYDIPGTYGSDSTDTVNNRSVEWQHPVGEVVTALAAAGLRIEFLREHDVSLFRRFESFEERDGYFRFPTGRPRVPLMYSLRARKD; encoded by the coding sequence ATGCACTCCACGATCCCCCCGGACTGGAACGAGGCCAACCGCGCCATGTGGGACGAACGCGTCCCGCTGCACGCCGCCGGCGCCTTCTACGACCTCACCGGCTTTCGCGCCGGCGCCGACGCGCTGCGCGAGTTCGAGCGGGCGGAGGTCGGGGACGTGACGGGCCGCTCGCTGCTGCATCTGCAGTGCCACATGGGCCTGGACACCCTGTCCTGGGCGCGGCACGGCGCCGCCCGAGTCGTGGGCCTGGACTTCTCCGAACCTGCGGTGGAGACGGCCCGCTCGCTCGCCGCCGACCTGGGTTTCGGGCCCGACCGGGCGGCCTTCGTCGCGGCCGACGTGTACGACGCGGCGCAGGCGGTGCCGGACCCCTCGTACGACATCGTCTACACCGGCGTGGGCGCCCTGTGCTGGCTGCCGGACATCCGCCGCTGGGCCGAGACGGCGGCCTCCCTCGTCGCGCCGGGCGGGTTCCTCTACCTCGCCGAGTTCCACCCCATCACCGAGGCCCTTGACGACGAGACGGGCTCGCGGGTCGTCCGCGACTACTTCGACCGCGACGCCCAGGTGTACGACATCCCCGGCACCTACGGCTCGGACAGCACCGACACCGTCAACAACCGCAGTGTCGAGTGGCAGCACCCCGTCGGCGAGGTCGTGACCGCACTCGCGGCGGCCGGGCTGCGCATCGAGTTCCTGCGCGAGCACGACGTCTCGCTGTTCCGCCGGTTCGAGTCCTTCGAGGAGCGCGACGGCTATTTCCGTTTCCCCACCGGGCGGCCGCGGGTTCCGCTGATGTACTCACTGCGGGCCCGCAAGGACTGA
- a CDS encoding nuclear transport factor 2 family protein: MTDLRRTVERFWATAAAREWDAFAETLAEDVVYTLPQTRERISGRERYVRFNREYPGDWRLRVERVVAEPGQVVTWIHCTVGLEEMYGVSFFTEDGSGRISTVTDFWPEPYEPPAGREHLVERY, from the coding sequence ATGACCGATCTGCGCAGGACAGTCGAGCGGTTCTGGGCCACCGCCGCGGCCCGGGAGTGGGACGCGTTCGCCGAGACGCTCGCCGAGGACGTCGTGTACACGCTGCCGCAGACGCGCGAGCGCATCAGCGGGCGGGAGCGGTATGTGCGGTTCAACCGGGAGTATCCGGGGGACTGGCGGCTGCGCGTCGAGCGCGTTGTCGCCGAGCCGGGGCAGGTCGTGACCTGGATCCACTGCACTGTGGGGCTGGAGGAGATGTACGGCGTCTCGTTCTTCACGGAGGACGGGAGCGGCCGTATATCCACGGTCACGGACTTCTGGCCGGAGCCGTACGAGCCGCCGGCGGGCCGCGAACACCTCGTCGAGCGGTACTGA
- a CDS encoding SURF1 family protein, translated as MYRFLLTPRWWGINVFVLLAIPFCVFMGSWQLGRFEARVEGHRSAGEQAAENKQEAARPLAELLPVDKVTVGKQVTASGRYGKQLLVPGRELDGKQGYYVLTLLHTDDGKTLPVVRGWRPGDADRAAIPAAPSGEVTVTGALQASEVPGENGVPAQGGLPSGQTGAISAASLVNLVPDDVYDAWVTLNKADSGMKPVPVAAPNDTGLDLKAFQNLGYTGEWFVFAGFVVFMWFRLLRREAEFARDAELGLLRDGETDADEGNRAGAGSTGEGPTQEKANA; from the coding sequence GTGTACCGGTTTCTGCTGACGCCCCGTTGGTGGGGGATCAACGTCTTCGTGCTGCTCGCCATCCCCTTCTGCGTGTTCATGGGGTCATGGCAGCTGGGCCGGTTCGAGGCGCGGGTGGAGGGCCACCGCAGCGCCGGTGAGCAGGCCGCGGAGAACAAGCAGGAGGCGGCCCGTCCGCTCGCCGAGCTGCTGCCTGTGGACAAGGTGACCGTGGGCAAGCAGGTCACCGCGAGCGGCCGGTACGGCAAGCAGCTGCTCGTGCCCGGCCGCGAGCTGGACGGCAAGCAGGGCTACTACGTCCTGACGCTCCTGCACACCGACGACGGCAAGACCCTGCCGGTGGTACGGGGCTGGCGGCCGGGAGACGCCGACCGCGCCGCGATCCCTGCCGCACCGTCCGGCGAGGTCACGGTCACCGGGGCGCTCCAGGCATCCGAAGTGCCCGGCGAGAACGGCGTGCCCGCGCAGGGTGGCCTGCCGTCCGGCCAGACGGGGGCGATCAGCGCGGCATCGCTGGTGAACCTGGTGCCGGACGACGTCTACGACGCCTGGGTCACCCTCAACAAGGCCGACTCCGGTATGAAGCCGGTCCCGGTGGCCGCCCCCAACGACACCGGGCTCGACCTGAAGGCGTTCCAGAACCTCGGCTACACCGGCGAGTGGTTCGTCTTCGCGGGCTTCGTGGTCTTCATGTGGTTCCGCCTGCTGCGCCGCGAGGCGGAGTTCGCACGGGACGCGGAACTGGGCCTGCTCCGCGATGGGGAGACCGACGCGGACGAAGGGAACCGGGCCGGTGCCGGGAGCACCGGCGAGGGCCCGACCCAGGAGAAGGCGAACGCCTAG
- a CDS encoding SigE family RNA polymerase sigma factor, giving the protein MAEVLDFSAATRGTALRPPRRPVRPRMGTPGGMPVIAPMPAARPARIPGQRDGAELAENSAAAGTTVDHLTETYRAHYRSLLGLAALLLDDTASCEDVVQEAFIRVHSARKRVRDPEKTLAYLRQTVVNLSRSALRRRILGLKLLSKPMPDMASAEEGAYDQLERDSLIKAMKGLQRRQREVLVLRYFADMTEAQVAETLGISLGSVKAYGSRGIAALRVAMEAPA; this is encoded by the coding sequence GTGGCAGAGGTTCTCGACTTCAGCGCGGCGACCCGCGGTACGGCCCTACGGCCGCCCCGCCGTCCCGTCCGACCCCGCATGGGCACGCCCGGCGGCATGCCGGTGATCGCGCCCATGCCCGCAGCGCGGCCCGCCCGCATCCCAGGTCAGCGCGACGGCGCCGAGCTCGCCGAGAACAGCGCGGCCGCCGGCACGACCGTCGACCACCTCACCGAGACCTACCGGGCGCACTACCGCTCGCTGCTGGGTCTCGCGGCGCTCCTCCTCGACGACACCGCCTCCTGCGAGGACGTCGTCCAGGAGGCGTTCATCCGCGTCCACTCCGCGCGCAAGCGGGTGCGTGACCCGGAGAAGACGCTGGCGTATCTGCGCCAGACCGTCGTGAACCTCTCCCGCTCCGCCCTGCGCCGCCGCATACTCGGCCTGAAGCTGCTGTCCAAGCCGATGCCCGACATGGCGAGCGCGGAGGAGGGGGCGTACGACCAGCTCGAACGCGACTCCCTCATCAAGGCGATGAAGGGCCTGCAGCGCCGGCAGCGCGAGGTGCTGGTCCTGCGGTACTTCGCGGACATGACCGAGGCCCAGGTCGCCGAGACGCTCGGCATCTCGCTGGGCTCGGTGAAGGCGTACGGCTCGCGCGGCATCGCGGCGCTGCGGGTCGCGATGGAGGCGCCGGCATGA